One Coffea arabica cultivar ET-39 chromosome 5e, Coffea Arabica ET-39 HiFi, whole genome shotgun sequence DNA segment encodes these proteins:
- the LOC140006929 gene encoding uncharacterized protein: METRQRRARGSGRESRLVQDQGEEQGSVANQNQGPRGDGGDQGQVPGNQQRDPEVGEDRALERFQKFAPPKFLGGPEPEVAENWFQRMEDIFAALHYTEEKQVTFTVFQLEGAARSWWNVVRTKWDREQTPQYETQFTRLSKFAPELVVSEQKRIRRFVQRLNVEIQKDLDAAQIDTFKDALEKAQRVEQARFQVRTFQAKRRCTSSSAPGRGDQNVPPLKFGRGHIKDACWRKLRKCLRCGSFEHQLAGCPVKNREGNGCAQPEKSNPKQSTTSGSRPKSSARVFALDYQRAPESSEVVEGTIPVFHRLAKLSIDPRATHSFMNLAFMCGIDVSSVKLPYDLEVKTPTGDQSLITNMIYRNCEIRVGERKLVGDLISLDLKGYDVIIGMDLLARYNAQLNCKTKVVEFSIPCEVTLKFDVRGKLASSALVSGIRARKLSSKRAQGYLAFLINTPGDKVKLEDVLVVNEFPNVFPDELMSIPPEREIEFKIDLVPGTAPIAKTPYRMAPAEIKELKL; the protein is encoded by the exons ATGGAGACTAGACAAAGACGTGCTCGGGGCAGTGGGCGAGAATCCAGACTAGTCCAAGACCAAGGAGAGGAACAAGGTTCTGTGGCGAATCAGAACCAAGGACCCCGAGGAGATGGAGGGGACCAG GGTCAAGTACCTGGTAACCAACAAAGGGACCCTGAAGTAGGTGAGGATAGGGCCTTAGagcgattccaaaagtttgctcctccaaaatttcttggaggacctGAACCCGAAGTTGCCGAGAATTGGTTCCAGCGAATGGAGGATATATTCGCCGCATTACATTACACTGAAGAGAAGCAAGTTACTTTCaccgttttccagctggaaggcgcagcccgttcctggtggaacgtagtaCGGACAAAGTGGGATAGGGAGCAAACTCCCC AATATGAAACTCAGTTCACTCGACTCTCCAAGTTTGCTCCAGAATTGGTGGTTAGTGAACAAAAGCGCATAAGGCGATTTGTACAAAGATTGaatgtggaaattcaaaaggatttagATGCTGCTCAAATCGACACTTTTAAGGATGCTCTCGAAAAGGCTCAACGCGTGGAGCAGGCCCGATTTCAAGTTCGGACCTTTCAAGCTAAGAGGCGTTGTACATCTAGTAGTGCGCCTGGGCgaggtgatcagaatgtgccaCCTCTTAAGTTTGGAAGAG GCCATATCAAGGACGCTTGCTGGCGAAAACTGAGGAAGTGCCTCCGTTGTGGTAGTTTCGAACATCAGCTTGCTGGATGTCCTGTTAAGAACCGTGAGGGAAACGGATGTGCTCAGCCGGAGAAGTCAAACCCTAAGCAATCAACGACTAGTGGGAGTAGACCAAAATCCTCGGCTAGGGTTTTTGCTTTGGACTATCAGCGAGCTCCTGAGTCCTCTGAagtggtagaaggtacgattcctgtatTCCACCGCTTAGCTAAACTTTCAATTGACCCTAGGGCAACCCATTCTTTTATGAATCTTGCCTTTATGTGCGGTATTGATGTGAGTTCTGTTAAATTGCCCTATGATTTAGAAGTTAAAACACCTACTGGAGATCAGAGTTTAATTACCAATATGATTTATAGAAACTGTGAGATTCGGGTAGGAGAACGGAAATTGGTGGGAGACTTGATAAGTTTAGAtcttaaggggtacgacgtgattATAGGTATGGATTTGTTGGCCCGATATAATGCACAACTGAATTGTAAAACTAAGGTGGTGGAATTCTCGATACCATGTGAGGTAACTCTTAAATTTGATGTAAGaggtaagttagcctcgtctgcacttgtCTCGGGAATTCGAGCCAGAAAGTTGTCGAGTAAAAGGGCGCAAGGATACTTAGCCTTCTTAATTAATACTCCTGGAGATAAGGTGAAACTGGAGGATGTCTTAGTAGTGAATGAATTTCCTAATGTTTTTCCCGACGAGTTGATGTCCATACCACccgaaagggagatagaatttaAGATCGATTTGGTACCTGGAACTGCTCCCATTGcaaaaacaccataccgaatggcccccGCCGAGATTAAGGAATTGAAACTGTAG